CGCGACGCGACGCGGCGACAGGGACCCCACGGCGCCACCGCGGGACCGCAAATTTGCGTAGCGATTGCGCACGCTGCGGAACAGCGAAACCTGTTGTTTGAAGTCGTAGCCCACCACGTGGCGATTCCAGCGCTGGGCGGAGGCTTCGACGAGGTCTCGTACGAAGGCCAAGACCCCGGAGATTTCGCTGCGCGGGGCTGCCTCCGAGGGTGGAGTGGGATCGAAGCGCGTCCAGCCTCGGCCTTCCAAATAGGCTTCTACCCAGGAGTGTGCGTCGCCTTGGCGGACGGCGTAGAAGTTCCCGAAGCGGTTGTAGGTGCCGCCGATGAAGCCCGTGACGTTGCGGCTGGGGATCCCCGAGGAGCGGAGCAAGACTGCCATGGCGGTGCTGTAGAACTCACAGTGGCCGCGTTTGCTCTCGAAGAGAAAATGGTCCAGGGGGTTGTCGTCAGCGCCCGAGGGCGACTCCAGGTCATAGACGTAGTCGGTGCGCAAGCGCTCCTCGATGCGTCTGGCAATGGCGTGGTCCGTGCTCAGTCCGGCGGCCCAGGTCTGAGCGAGGGCGCGAATCCGGGGTGTGACGTCCGAGGGAAGTCGCAGGTAGCGGGCGCGGTCCTCGGGAGCCAAGGCGGGTGGGGGCGGCTCATTCTTTCCCGCCAGGTAAACGTCGTAGCGCAGGCCGCGATCGTCGAGGCTTGCGTACTTGAGTTCGTCTTCCGGGCCTCGCAGCACCGTCGGCCCACCGCCGAGAAGGGGCGTGCCACGCGGAGTGACACGCAGCGCCACGGCGTCGGGTGGTAGGAAGACGACCGGGGGTTCGATGGGTTCGAGGTCGATGGTGAGCTTCCGATCCGCGGCCGGGTTGGGAAATCGACGTATTCGAACGTTGCCTCCGTGGGCGTCGGCTGCCACGCGGAGTTTCTGGGAGCGAGACCACGCGCGCCCGTCGTACTGGTCGAAGGCCGTGCCACGCAGGTAGAGCGCGAGGCGTGGCGGGGGTGGGCTCGGTAGGTCCGGGATGTCCACGCGCATGGCGATGGTGGGGTCACTGCGCAGCTTGCCGACGCCGCCGAGATCCACGCGGTCCGAGAAGCCGATCATGCGCTCTGGGCGTGAGTGGTTGAGCAGCAACAAGCTGAGCCCCACGCGCGGGAACATGACGAACAGCACAGCCGTGAAGAGGAAGATTGGGATCGAGAGCAGGCAAGTGAAGACCAGGAAGTTCTTGCCGATGACGCGTCGACTACGAAGGATGCGCGGAACGTCGACGGGCAGGCCCGTTCGGTCCCGAGCGCCCTGCCGGTAGTTGCCTTCGACTTCGCGGCGGAGATGGCTGAGCACCAGGGCGCCCGGGGCTACGACCAGGAAGCCGAGAAAGCAGAGACCGTAGGCCAGACCGCCGCCCAAGACCGTCCCAGCGATCAAATGCAGCAGCGCCAGGACGATGACTTGTTGGTCGTGGGCGGCGCCGCGGCGCGTGGCCAGGCGGATGACCTGGAGCCCCGCTGCGAACTCCACGGCCACGGTCAGAATAGGGCCGCCGAGGAAGAGGCGCGTGGCCTGAGTACCCAGCAGCAGCAGAGGAGCAGTGACGCCCAGGCGTCGCATCCAGTCGCGGTCCTGAAAGCGGGTTGGTACGGAGAGCGCGAGTACCAATCCGATCACGACCAGTGTGGCGATCCAGCGGTTCAGCTCCCCGCTGGTGATCAACGCCAGGAGTCCGAGCACCGCCAAGGCGTCGGTCATGATGCGATGTATCAGTCCGAATCTCACGACGCCTCGGACAGGGGTGCAAGCGTGGCCGCCCGCGGCTTGAGTTCGGACGGGTCCGTCTTCGCGTGGGGTTCTGGGGTTGCCTGCAGCAGTGCCAGGAAGCGCAGCAGTGGGTCCGCGCCTGCCGAGCTGTTTGCGCGAGCGCGTTCGCCAGCTGACGTGAGAATCGTCACGGTGTCCCCGCGCTTGAGGTGCGCGACGCTCTTCGACGCCACGTCGCGGATGCGACGCTCGAAGCGATCGGACCAAGGGTCTTCGGGCTGGTCGCCGGGGTGGATGGAGTCGATTTGGTAGTCGACGTCGCGCCGTGTTTCTCGCGCCCGCTCGCGAAGGACGGGGTGCCCCGGTACGGTGCTCTTGCGCCAGTAGATGTCGCGGGGATCGTCGCCGTCGCGCATCCCGCGTACGCCCAGAAGTTCGTCGCCATGTCCTCGGCCGAGGCTGCCTTCGTCGCCGGATCGTCTGCCTGGCTGATCCGGGGGAAGCTGGACGGCGTCGACCGCGGGATAGATGATCAGGTCGCCGTCGGCGCGGAGTTCGCGGGATTTTTCGAACAGGCCGAAGGGAAATCGGGTGGCAACGCGGAAGCCGATGTGATGATCACGGCCGCGGCGCGCAGGCGTGCGGCGGTAGGCGGCGACCTGAGCGGAGCGCGGGCTGATCTTCAAGAAGAAGCAGCGCTTGTCGGCGGGTTGTCCAGCGCGTAGGTCTTCGATCTCGATCGCGTAGGAGGGGACGCGTTGCTTGTGATTGTAGACCTCGATCTCGACGAGATGCGGCCTGCCGACTTGCGCGCGCGGAGGGAGGCGGCGGACCACGGTCAGATGACGCAGGCTCAGTTCACTCATCACGCCAGACACGACGATGAGCGACAGGAGCATGCCCAGCAGCAAGTAGAGTAGGTTGTTCCCCGTGTTGATGGCGGCGAAGCCCACGCCGAAGGTGATGCCGATGAAGTACTTGCCCTCGCGAGTCAGCTTCAGCTTGCGGGGCGGACGGAACCAGCGCAGCACGCGCCCGAGGCGTGTTTTTGGGGGCGTTCGCTCGAGGGCGGGTTGTGGAAGGTCGGGGTGATTGCTGCGTGCGCGCGCCACGTGTCGCCTAGAGGGGCACGGGGACGCGAGCGATCACGTCTCGGACGGCGGTCTCCGCTTCTTCTCGGGAAGGCACGTAGCCCTCAGCATGAGAGGCGAGGCGAACGCGGTGTGCGAGCAACGGCACCGCGAGGTCGTGAATGTCGTCG
This genomic stretch from Polyangiaceae bacterium harbors:
- a CDS encoding DUF3488 and transglutaminase-like domain-containing protein — protein: MTDALAVLGLLALITSGELNRWIATLVVIGLVLALSVPTRFQDRDWMRRLGVTAPLLLLGTQATRLFLGGPILTVAVEFAAGLQVIRLATRRGAAHDQQVIVLALLHLIAGTVLGGGLAYGLCFLGFLVVAPGALVLSHLRREVEGNYRQGARDRTGLPVDVPRILRSRRVIGKNFLVFTCLLSIPIFLFTAVLFVMFPRVGLSLLLLNHSRPERMIGFSDRVDLGGVGKLRSDPTIAMRVDIPDLPSPPPPRLALYLRGTAFDQYDGRAWSRSQKLRVAADAHGGNVRIRRFPNPAADRKLTIDLEPIEPPVVFLPPDAVALRVTPRGTPLLGGGPTVLRGPEDELKYASLDDRGLRYDVYLAGKNEPPPPALAPEDRARYLRLPSDVTPRIRALAQTWAAGLSTDHAIARRIEERLRTDYVYDLESPSGADDNPLDHFLFESKRGHCEFYSTAMAVLLRSSGIPSRNVTGFIGGTYNRFGNFYAVRQGDAHSWVEAYLEGRGWTRFDPTPPSEAAPRSEISGVLAFVRDLVEASAQRWNRHVVGYDFKQQVSLFRSVRNRYANLRSRGGAVGSLSPRRVALLFAGLALIVIGVVYLRRNRKPSPDKKDPEQRAEVDVRRAVELYRALESAMTQLGVPRAIGTPPLAHARALEQLGHPAADPVMRLTTIYIQARFGGRTIDDAERKTYLDEIRELKRNRPTHEREAA
- a CDS encoding DUF58 domain-containing protein; the encoded protein is MARARSNHPDLPQPALERTPPKTRLGRVLRWFRPPRKLKLTREGKYFIGITFGVGFAAINTGNNLLYLLLGMLLSLIVVSGVMSELSLRHLTVVRRLPPRAQVGRPHLVEIEVYNHKQRVPSYAIEIEDLRAGQPADKRCFFLKISPRSAQVAAYRRTPARRGRDHHIGFRVATRFPFGLFEKSRELRADGDLIIYPAVDAVQLPPDQPGRRSGDEGSLGRGHGDELLGVRGMRDGDDPRDIYWRKSTVPGHPVLRERARETRRDVDYQIDSIHPGDQPEDPWSDRFERRIRDVASKSVAHLKRGDTVTILTSAGERARANSSAGADPLLRFLALLQATPEPHAKTDPSELKPRAATLAPLSEAS